One part of the Candidatus Hydrogenedentota bacterium genome encodes these proteins:
- a CDS encoding ABC transporter permease codes for MELSPEKIAAFIQARPKSSGYLNAMAGSAGHAVMLILRRRRFALVALVAFMPVVIPLAMAFLSRAQFADSGNEIFVRLTEQLHIEVLAPLLALFFASMLVAEDIEMQTMPYILTRPIQRSAWVLGRFFAYLGVSFAILGLSSVMTFAASSTLAKLTLTNPEDLRLLLHYLGVMLVALAAYGGLAVFLGAFTRRPIVYGVLLLYGWQRIATLIPGVVDFMTIKKFVDALFPVLATQRNVVEVQTALGAFQKQVFMVSATKALATLLIVTVAFLAASIIAVRRREYASNKAVGG; via the coding sequence ATGGAACTTTCTCCCGAAAAAATCGCCGCGTTCATCCAGGCGCGCCCGAAGTCCTCGGGCTACCTGAACGCCATGGCGGGCAGCGCGGGGCACGCGGTCATGCTCATCCTGCGGCGCAGGCGCTTCGCGCTGGTCGCGCTGGTCGCCTTCATGCCCGTGGTCATCCCCCTGGCCATGGCCTTTCTCTCCCGGGCCCAGTTCGCCGACTCGGGCAACGAGATATTTGTCCGCCTGACCGAGCAGCTCCACATCGAGGTGCTCGCGCCCCTGCTGGCCCTTTTCTTCGCCAGCATGCTCGTGGCCGAGGACATCGAGATGCAGACCATGCCCTACATCCTCACCCGGCCCATCCAGCGGTCGGCGTGGGTGCTGGGCCGCTTCTTTGCCTACCTGGGCGTCTCCTTCGCCATTCTCGGGCTCTCGTCCGTCATGACCTTCGCGGCCTCCTCCACCCTGGCCAAGCTCACCCTGACCAACCCCGAGGATTTAAGGCTCCTCCTTCACTACCTCGGCGTGATGCTTGTGGCGCTGGCGGCGTATGGCGGGCTGGCGGTCTTCCTCGGCGCCTTCACCCGCCGCCCCATTGTCTACGGCGTGCTCCTGCTCTATGGCTGGCAGCGGATTGCCACCCTCATCCCCGGCGTTGTGGACTTCATGACCATCAAGAAGTTTGTGGACGCCCTCTTCCCCGTGCTGGCCACCCAGCGCAATGTGGTCGAGGTGCAGACCGCCCTGGGCGCGTTCCAAAAGCAGGTTTTCATGGTCAGCGCCACCAAGGCCCTGGCCACCCTTCTCATTGTGACCGTGGCTTTCCTGGCGGCAAGCATCATCGCCGTGCGCCGCCGCGAGTACGCCTCCAACAAGGCGGTGGGCGGCTGA
- a CDS encoding ABC transporter ATP-binding protein — translation MSTIIAAKSLSKWFGEVIAVNNLDLEIGSGITGLLGPNGAGKSTFIKLALGLHAPSRGKINVLGGAPRNNLRVLRRIGYCPEIDHFYDNTTGYEFVYWLNRYWGMNAREADRAAMDAIEIVHMTGRMHDPIEEYSKGMRQRIKIAQALSPRPELLFLDEPMNGLDPQGRDEMYALIQRLGDIGLSVIVSSHILYEIERITDNVVLLFNGALIAQGRVRDIRDMIDRHPHTIRVESGDPRRAAAMFMAEDHVLSVKIEEGGVIMRTSDPNRCYARLNAAAMTEPALIAAIECSDDSLQSVFDYLTK, via the coding sequence ATGAGCACAATCATTGCGGCGAAGTCCCTGTCCAAATGGTTCGGCGAGGTCATTGCGGTCAACAATCTCGACCTGGAGATAGGGTCGGGCATCACGGGCCTTCTCGGGCCCAACGGCGCCGGGAAAAGCACCTTCATCAAGCTGGCGCTGGGCCTGCACGCGCCGAGCCGGGGAAAAATCAACGTCCTGGGCGGCGCGCCCCGGAACAACCTGCGCGTCCTGCGGCGCATCGGCTACTGCCCCGAGATTGACCATTTCTATGACAACACGACGGGCTATGAGTTTGTCTACTGGCTGAACCGGTACTGGGGCATGAACGCCCGCGAGGCGGACCGGGCGGCCATGGACGCCATCGAGATCGTCCACATGACCGGGCGCATGCACGACCCCATCGAGGAGTACAGCAAGGGCATGCGCCAGCGCATCAAGATCGCCCAGGCCCTCTCGCCGCGCCCCGAGCTGCTCTTCCTGGACGAGCCCATGAACGGGCTCGACCCCCAGGGGCGCGACGAGATGTACGCCCTCATCCAGCGGCTCGGCGACATCGGCCTGTCGGTCATCGTCTCCAGCCACATCCTGTATGAAATCGAGCGGATCACGGACAACGTGGTGCTCCTGTTCAACGGCGCGCTCATCGCCCAGGGACGGGTCCGCGACATCCGGGACATGATAGACCGGCACCCCCACACGATCCGCGTGGAGAGCGGCGACCCGCGCCGCGCGGCCGCCATGTTCATGGCCGAGGACCATGTCCTGAGTGTGAAAATTGAGGAGGGCGGGGTGATTATGCGGACGAGCGACCCGAACCGCTGCTATGCGCGGCTGAACGCGGCCGCCATGACGGAGCCCGCGCTGATAGCCGCCATCGAGTGCTCGGACGACAGTCTTCAGTCGGTGTTTGACTACCTCACCAAATAG
- a CDS encoding ABC transporter ATP-binding protein, with protein MPLIELKDLVVCYNGTPALAGVSCEIGEGTIGLLGPNGAGKSTLIKTLLGFLRPAKGTVRVFGLEMPGKALQARQRMGYMPERESASPKISAVSFLTYCGRLFGMSRVDAMERTHEVLNYVGLGESRYRNMETYSTGMLQRVKLAQALVHDPKLLFLDEPTNGLDPDGRIEMLNLIGEIASRRGVTVILSSHLLPDVQHVCRRVIMIGAGKVLQDGLVSDLTRAMENRFEVRVRDAEDRYVGLLESAGCACEKLQPSGTLLVRLADGLDERALFEAAMGAETQVRHFRPARHTLEDAFMRAIGKDD; from the coding sequence ATGCCCCTCATAGAACTGAAAGACTTGGTGGTGTGCTACAACGGGACCCCCGCCCTGGCCGGGGTCTCCTGCGAAATCGGCGAGGGGACCATCGGCCTGCTCGGACCGAACGGCGCGGGGAAAAGCACCCTCATCAAGACCCTGCTGGGGTTCCTGCGCCCGGCGAAGGGCACGGTGCGTGTTTTCGGCCTGGAGATGCCGGGCAAGGCGCTCCAGGCCCGGCAGCGCATGGGCTACATGCCCGAGCGTGAGTCGGCCAGCCCGAAAATCAGCGCGGTCTCCTTCCTCACCTACTGCGGGCGCCTTTTCGGCATGTCCCGTGTGGACGCCATGGAGCGCACCCATGAGGTGCTGAATTATGTCGGCCTGGGGGAGAGCCGCTACCGCAACATGGAGACCTACTCGACGGGCATGCTCCAGCGGGTGAAACTGGCCCAGGCGCTGGTCCACGACCCGAAACTACTCTTCCTCGACGAACCGACCAACGGGCTGGACCCGGACGGCCGCATCGAGATGCTGAACCTCATCGGCGAGATCGCCTCGCGCCGGGGCGTCACGGTCATTCTCTCGTCCCATCTTCTCCCCGACGTGCAGCATGTGTGCCGGCGCGTCATCATGATCGGCGCCGGAAAGGTGCTGCAGGACGGGCTGGTGAGCGATCTCACCCGCGCCATGGAGAACCGCTTCGAGGTGCGTGTGCGCGACGCCGAGGACCGCTATGTGGGGCTGCTGGAGTCCGCCGGGTGCGCCTGCGAGAAACTCCAGCCGTCGGGCACCCTCCTTGTGCGGCTCGCGGACGGTCTGGACGAGCGGGCGCTCTTCGAAGCCGCCATGGGCGCGGAGACCCAGGTGCGCCATTTCCGCCCCGCGCGGCACACCCTTGAGGACGCCTTCATGCGCGCCATTGGAAAGGATGACTGA
- a CDS encoding carboxypeptidase regulatory-like domain-containing protein, translated as MSTFQIIGAVVVLLSVLVALAFFLAPDKPEAPPTSAISYQEPPARVADTGENTESFGEVPRATSPTADTMEVKEASQDPAQADAAETEAAFELYGRVENAKDGAPLNRVLVRAVPQQGDVQDLSGEPPQRRGGRRGRGAEGAEGDGQSPGRLATRTDKNGEYSLPLSSPGVYRVEFTLSPYIAQTISTAAFSESLPRQEMNTKLSRGSTVSGRVTETGGTTPAPEVRVVVQDRRDLSTVTDENGEYVLAGLSEGEAAITLDLRNTPYTAGKTLPFKKVKIAGPESDIKGVDFQVEPAGIVWGYVQTPNKNPVKDADVLLCTSDSPLAQALNAVARQAPPISNRSDGEGYYELRGVPLNQQWRLYATAESHSPQMADAFLLTPALRSVRIDIFMFAGTNVYGVVESTRGGVIPEAEVMCIPAYTKLLSPLDSPQAFRNTRSDENGAFSITELPPGEYQVFAQKKGFKVATQGTPIYPDGYNDLTNLRIRLNPVDEGSFAVFGVVVDGAGQGVDGAEVRLEGFSAGTMDSMTRTESTAGGGKFRFDGVGHGSYSLAVRKDGYTETTVRRVRLNEETRVVLSQSALVRGVVLAKDTGSAPPIYEVAAYPLSADGGGRLDMMGMLGGGPRSTTFNNPDGSFELRLNAGEYRLEAKTADYAPARMEVALEAGQVMEGVTLTLNQDGGRIAGMVVAGDGGNVQGAEVILVEASSAAEAMMMAAAPAPDRTRQVGDDGAFSFENLPEGVFVVIARHPRYAASSSDVIDLPQGGRQENVRIRLGFGGSLEGYVLRDGQPSPGAVVVVVGGGGTTQNTTTDQQGYYHMDGLSTGVYQAMVTELSSGDLNSVYGARGLQVSIEEGQTTRCDFGSRAGSRIEGRCLPGPGNMLGGRVVLQMPGFIPGPLGGMADITQLMGQSTGISPLGQFVMEDVPQGEWQLNIYYFEMGGANPLQVRFVHTELITVGDQEVLPLVLQVSNY; from the coding sequence GTGTCCACATTTCAAATTATCGGGGCGGTGGTGGTGCTGCTGTCCGTCCTGGTGGCCCTGGCGTTCTTTCTTGCCCCGGACAAGCCGGAAGCGCCCCCCACCTCCGCCATCTCTTACCAGGAGCCGCCCGCCCGCGTGGCTGACACTGGGGAAAACACGGAATCTTTCGGGGAGGTGCCCCGCGCCACTTCGCCCACAGCCGACACGATGGAAGTTAAAGAGGCGTCCCAGGACCCCGCCCAAGCCGATGCGGCTGAAACGGAAGCGGCTTTTGAGCTTTACGGACGGGTCGAGAATGCCAAAGACGGCGCACCGCTGAACAGGGTGCTGGTCAGGGCTGTTCCACAGCAGGGAGATGTGCAGGATTTGTCCGGGGAACCGCCCCAGCGGCGGGGGGGTAGGCGTGGAAGGGGGGCAGAGGGGGCAGAGGGCGACGGCCAATCCCCGGGGCGTCTGGCCACCCGCACCGACAAAAATGGGGAGTATAGTCTGCCTCTGTCCTCCCCGGGCGTGTACAGGGTGGAGTTTACCCTTTCCCCCTACATCGCCCAGACCATCAGCACCGCCGCGTTTTCAGAAAGCCTGCCCAGGCAGGAAATGAACACGAAGCTCTCCAGGGGGTCCACGGTGTCCGGAAGGGTCACGGAAACCGGCGGGACCACGCCCGCGCCGGAAGTCCGTGTCGTCGTGCAGGACCGCCGTGACCTGTCCACAGTGACGGACGAGAACGGTGAGTACGTTCTTGCGGGCCTTTCCGAAGGCGAGGCCGCCATCACGCTGGACCTCCGCAACACCCCCTACACGGCGGGCAAGACCCTGCCATTCAAGAAGGTCAAGATTGCCGGACCCGAGTCCGACATCAAGGGGGTGGATTTCCAGGTGGAGCCGGCGGGCATTGTCTGGGGTTATGTGCAGACGCCGAACAAGAACCCCGTGAAGGACGCGGACGTGCTCCTCTGCACCTCGGACAGCCCCCTGGCCCAGGCGTTGAACGCCGTGGCCCGCCAGGCGCCGCCCATATCCAACCGCAGTGACGGCGAGGGATATTATGAGCTGCGCGGGGTTCCCCTGAACCAGCAGTGGCGGCTGTACGCCACGGCGGAGTCACACTCCCCCCAGATGGCGGACGCCTTCCTGCTGACTCCGGCCCTGCGCTCGGTCCGCATTGACATCTTCATGTTCGCCGGAACCAATGTGTACGGCGTGGTTGAAAGCACGCGGGGCGGTGTCATCCCCGAGGCCGAGGTGATGTGCATTCCCGCCTACACCAAACTGCTCAGTCCGCTGGACAGCCCCCAGGCCTTCCGGAACACCCGCAGCGACGAGAACGGCGCGTTTTCCATCACGGAACTGCCCCCGGGCGAATACCAGGTTTTCGCCCAGAAGAAGGGGTTCAAGGTGGCCACCCAGGGCACCCCCATTTATCCGGACGGTTACAACGACCTGACAAACCTCCGCATCCGCCTCAACCCCGTGGACGAGGGCAGTTTTGCCGTCTTCGGCGTGGTGGTGGACGGGGCGGGCCAGGGCGTGGACGGGGCGGAGGTGCGGCTCGAGGGCTTCAGTGCGGGCACCATGGACAGCATGACACGCACCGAAAGCACGGCGGGGGGCGGCAAGTTCCGCTTTGACGGCGTGGGCCACGGCTCCTACAGCCTGGCCGTGCGCAAGGACGGCTACACCGAGACCACCGTGCGCCGTGTGCGCCTGAACGAGGAGACCCGCGTGGTTCTCAGCCAGTCCGCCCTGGTGCGCGGCGTGGTCCTTGCGAAGGACACGGGTTCGGCGCCGCCGATTTACGAGGTGGCGGCCTATCCCCTCTCCGCCGACGGTGGCGGGCGGCTTGACATGATGGGCATGCTCGGCGGAGGGCCGCGCTCCACCACGTTCAACAACCCAGACGGAAGTTTTGAACTGCGCCTGAACGCGGGCGAATACCGGCTGGAGGCCAAGACGGCGGACTACGCCCCGGCGCGCATGGAGGTGGCCCTGGAGGCCGGGCAGGTGATGGAGGGTGTTACCCTGACCCTGAACCAGGACGGCGGTCGCATCGCGGGCATGGTCGTTGCGGGGGACGGCGGCAATGTACAGGGCGCGGAGGTCATCCTGGTCGAGGCGTCCTCGGCCGCCGAGGCCATGATGATGGCCGCGGCCCCCGCGCCGGACCGGACGCGCCAGGTGGGCGACGACGGGGCCTTCTCCTTCGAGAATCTGCCGGAGGGCGTCTTTGTGGTCATCGCGCGGCATCCGCGCTATGCCGCGTCCAGCAGCGATGTGATAGACCTGCCCCAGGGCGGCAGGCAGGAGAACGTCCGCATCCGCCTGGGTTTCGGAGGCTCCCTTGAGGGGTATGTCCTCCGGGACGGCCAGCCCTCCCCCGGCGCGGTTGTCGTGGTGGTGGGCGGCGGCGGCACCACGCAGAACACGACCACGGACCAGCAGGGCTATTACCACATGGACGGTCTCTCGACCGGCGTGTACCAGGCCATGGTGACGGAACTGAGCAGCGGCGACCTTAACAGCGTGTACGGGGCGCGGGGCCTTCAGGTCAGCATCGAGGAGGGGCAGACCACCCGCTGCGACTTCGGCAGCCGGGCCGGCTCGCGCATCGAGGGCCGCTGCCTGCCGGGACCGGGCAACATGCTGGGCGGCCGGGTGGTGCTCCAGATGCCCGGATTCATCCCGGGGCCCCTGGGCGGCATGGCGGACATCACCCAGTTGATGGGCCAGAGCACGGGCATCTCGCCCCTTGGCCAGTTTGTGATGGAGGACGTGCCCCAGGGCGAGTGGCAGTTGAACATTTACTATTTTGAGATGGGCGGGGCCAACCCGCTCCAGGTGCGGTTTGTCCACACCGAACTCATCACGGTGGGCGACCAGGAGGTGTTGCCCCTGGTCCTGCAGGTGTCCAATTACTGA
- a CDS encoding RNA polymerase sigma factor, which translates to MTMEAVRALPLAGSLDTGTGVDDWELVRRSRAGDQEAFSELVVRHQQVVFNVSYRYMRDMTQAEDMAQEAFLKAYRLLKGFRGECSFRTWMYRVTSSVCLTELNRRKRRGEVEFAPHHDAGVGGDTAAEADFLEQIRRCVPKLSERYATIITLYYLQGISYDEIARTLDIPLGTLKTWMFRARKQLRRIVEKELGGNGWW; encoded by the coding sequence ATGACCATGGAAGCCGTGAGGGCATTGCCGCTGGCCGGGTCTCTGGACACGGGAACCGGGGTTGACGACTGGGAACTGGTCCGCCGTTCCCGCGCGGGCGACCAGGAGGCTTTCTCCGAACTCGTTGTGCGGCACCAGCAGGTGGTCTTCAACGTGTCGTACCGCTACATGCGCGACATGACCCAGGCGGAGGACATGGCCCAGGAGGCATTTCTCAAGGCGTACCGCCTGTTGAAAGGTTTCCGGGGCGAGTGCAGTTTCCGCACTTGGATGTACCGGGTGACTTCGAGCGTCTGCCTCACCGAGCTGAACCGGAGAAAACGCCGGGGCGAGGTCGAGTTCGCGCCGCACCATGACGCCGGAGTCGGGGGGGACACCGCCGCCGAGGCGGATTTCCTGGAGCAAATCCGCCGCTGCGTGCCAAAACTCTCCGAGCGTTACGCAACCATCATCACGTTGTATTATCTCCAGGGAATCTCCTATGACGAGATAGCCAGGACGCTGGACATACCCCTGGGCACTCTCAAGACATGGATGTTCCGCGCGCGCAAACAGTTGCGCCGGATAGTTGAAAAGGAACTGGGCGGCAATGGCTGGTGGTAA
- a CDS encoding DUF4097 family beta strand repeat protein — protein sequence MLYRSAATAAFIALAIQIFAVGILAPRLPREVCPPGVQKLHSMTLPAAGMLQVINTDGTVRVNVIEGGSIEVLADVRAYTPRADANQMAVQYLETLFRVDNDGDTVTLTTEPLDRPDELDLRVDYTISIPPGMNLAVSVENGNVWVAGGCNQVSVEGNNADIEITQAAGAVNAKSTNGRIRVVDAAAETTLETVNGNINVQMLSGSLQASTITGAIITRLLEPGVTACDLTSLNGGITLVMSESCSAEVSATTGRGMVRADAGLDIRAGIRKRRAVLGVIGDGETKLSMNSMNGDIILQRSAS from the coding sequence ATGCTTTACCGAAGCGCGGCTACAGCGGCCTTTATCGCATTGGCCATACAGATTTTCGCGGTGGGGATTTTGGCGCCCCGCCTGCCCCGCGAGGTGTGCCCCCCCGGTGTGCAAAAACTGCACAGCATGACCCTTCCCGCCGCCGGGATGCTACAGGTCATCAACACGGACGGCACGGTCCGGGTCAATGTCATCGAAGGGGGCTCCATCGAGGTGCTGGCCGATGTGCGGGCCTACACCCCCAGGGCCGACGCGAACCAGATGGCGGTGCAGTACCTCGAGACCCTGTTCCGGGTGGACAACGACGGGGACACCGTGACCCTGACCACCGAGCCCCTGGACCGTCCGGATGAATTGGACCTCCGGGTGGACTACACCATCTCCATTCCGCCGGGCATGAACCTGGCGGTTTCCGTGGAGAACGGCAATGTCTGGGTGGCCGGCGGCTGCAACCAAGTTTCGGTGGAGGGAAACAACGCGGACATCGAGATAACCCAGGCCGCCGGCGCGGTGAACGCAAAGAGCACCAACGGGCGCATCCGGGTGGTGGACGCGGCGGCGGAAACCACCCTGGAGACGGTGAACGGCAACATCAATGTCCAGATGCTGTCGGGGTCGCTTCAGGCCTCCACCATCACCGGGGCCATCATCACGCGGCTGCTCGAACCCGGGGTCACCGCGTGCGACTTGACCTCGCTGAACGGAGGCATTACACTGGTCATGTCGGAGAGTTGCTCGGCCGAGGTGAGCGCCACCACCGGCCGGGGCATGGTCCGCGCCGATGCGGGGCTCGATATCCGGGCCGGAATCCGCAAACGGCGGGCGGTGTTGGGTGTCATCGGAGACGGTGAGACCAAACTCTCCATGAACTCCATGAATGGCGACATCATTCTGCAAAGGAGCGCTTCATGA
- a CDS encoding PAS domain S-box protein has translation MNDGCLRFIRQFPKPLALFDRNFCFRAVSQSWLDCHLLNDGAVIGKTFGEVLPDDYARWGGALRRSLNGMVEHLDYDLSVGGRGCVDSVRWTAAPLFDEKRAITGVMVYSEVVVNDLADEIEDELARQRLRSVLDAVTDGIVLTDSLGRISLINPAITRIFGHTAHELIGRDIRLLVSVPKNIADASVSELLAKTGRESRFGTGLEMTARRKDGTIFPVEVSASEMRSGARTDTLVTLRDISDRVKMWEALEIQSAALEAAANGIVISDREGRAVWVNQAVSGLTGYSLEELSGGSLNKLKSGAHDDAFYRNMWETIMSGNVWDDYVVNRRKDGTFYDEQMTITPVRAGDGEITHFIAIKQDATRRRQCEQALIEARDEAEQALMAKNRLLATLAHEIRTPLGAMMGHVEMVLGAAQNGALDEKQRGQLGRVGQSGEGLLRLMDNILDMARAEGLGEALTVEPVDLPEIVHDMVMLVKGLAFRKGISFKTNTGDGLPVIQADRLKVKQILHNLLSNAVKWTPSNGHILLDVRPVPAPPSPCEGVLFTISDTGPGIPVEEREHVFEEFVQLYPEEQHGGAGFGLALAKRLVELHGGTISVDNAGEEGRGAVFKLCLPMEPPARTG, from the coding sequence TTGAATGACGGCTGCCTTCGGTTCATCCGCCAGTTTCCCAAACCGTTGGCCCTATTCGACCGGAATTTTTGCTTTCGCGCGGTGAGCCAGTCCTGGCTGGACTGTCATCTGCTGAATGACGGGGCGGTCATTGGAAAGACTTTCGGGGAGGTGCTTCCGGATGATTACGCGCGTTGGGGCGGCGCACTCCGGCGCAGCCTGAACGGAATGGTGGAGCACCTTGACTACGACCTGAGCGTGGGCGGGCGGGGCTGTGTGGACTCCGTGCGTTGGACTGCGGCACCCCTGTTTGATGAAAAACGGGCCATTACCGGTGTCATGGTCTATTCGGAGGTGGTAGTCAACGACCTCGCGGACGAGATTGAGGACGAACTCGCCCGGCAGCGCCTTCGCTCCGTGCTTGACGCGGTGACGGACGGCATTGTGCTGACGGACAGTCTGGGCCGCATAAGCCTCATAAACCCGGCAATTACCCGCATTTTCGGTCACACGGCCCATGAATTGATTGGGCGGGACATCCGGCTGCTGGTTTCAGTGCCAAAAAACATTGCCGATGCGTCGGTCAGCGAGCTGCTTGCCAAAACAGGGAGGGAAAGCCGTTTCGGGACGGGACTCGAAATGACTGCGCGGAGAAAGGACGGGACTATTTTCCCCGTGGAGGTCTCCGCCAGCGAGATGCGGTCGGGCGCGCGCACGGACACCCTGGTCACCCTGCGCGACATTTCCGACCGGGTAAAAATGTGGGAGGCCTTGGAGATTCAAAGCGCGGCGCTTGAGGCCGCCGCCAACGGCATCGTCATTTCCGACCGGGAGGGCAGGGCCGTATGGGTCAACCAGGCCGTGAGCGGGCTTACAGGCTATTCCCTGGAGGAGCTGTCGGGCGGCTCCCTTAACAAGCTCAAATCGGGCGCACACGACGACGCCTTTTACCGGAACATGTGGGAGACCATCATGTCCGGCAATGTCTGGGATGATTATGTGGTGAACCGCCGCAAAGACGGGACGTTTTACGACGAGCAGATGACGATCACACCGGTGCGGGCCGGCGACGGCGAAATCACCCATTTCATCGCCATCAAGCAGGACGCCACCCGGCGGCGCCAGTGCGAGCAGGCGCTGATTGAGGCGCGGGACGAGGCGGAGCAGGCGCTGATGGCCAAAAACCGGCTGCTGGCGACACTGGCCCATGAAATACGCACTCCCCTGGGCGCCATGATGGGACATGTGGAGATGGTGCTCGGCGCGGCACAGAACGGCGCGCTGGATGAAAAGCAGCGCGGGCAGCTTGGCCGTGTCGGGCAGAGCGGCGAGGGCCTGTTGCGCCTGATGGACAACATCCTCGACATGGCCCGCGCGGAAGGGCTGGGCGAGGCGCTGACCGTGGAACCGGTGGACCTGCCGGAAATTGTCCATGACATGGTGATGCTGGTGAAGGGGCTGGCATTCCGCAAAGGCATTTCTTTCAAGACCAACACCGGGGACGGTCTCCCCGTCATCCAGGCCGACCGGCTCAAGGTGAAACAGATACTCCACAACCTGCTGTCCAACGCGGTGAAGTGGACCCCGTCCAATGGACACATCCTGCTCGATGTGCGGCCGGTGCCCGCGCCGCCGTCACCCTGCGAGGGGGTTCTGTTCACCATTTCTGACACCGGGCCTGGCATACCGGTGGAGGAGCGGGAGCATGTGTTTGAGGAGTTTGTGCAGTTATATCCCGAGGAACAGCACGGTGGGGCGGGTTTCGGGCTGGCTCTGGCAAAACGTCTTGTGGAACTTCATGGAGGCACCATCTCTGTGGACAATGCGGGCGAGGAGGGGCGTGGCGCCGTCTTCAAACTGTGCCTGCCCATGGAGCCTCCGGCTCGGACAGGGTGA
- the rpsT gene encoding 30S ribosomal protein S20, giving the protein MANIKSQKKRIRTNEESRQRNMAVRSRMKTMVKSAMSAIESADAEALKKAVPAALSEIDRAAAKGVIHRNSAARKKSSIQTRVARLGTPSA; this is encoded by the coding sequence ATCCGCACCAACGAAGAGAGCCGCCAGCGTAACATGGCGGTGCGTTCCCGGATGAAGACGATGGTCAAGAGCGCCATGTCGGCCATAGAGTCGGCGGACGCCGAGGCCCTGAAAAAGGCTGTCCCTGCGGCGCTTTCAGAAATTGACCGCGCGGCCGCCAAGGGTGTCATCCACCGCAACAGCGCCGCCCGCAAGAAATCGTCCATCCAGACCCGTGTCGCCCGTCTGGGCACCCCCTCCGCCTGA